The Colias croceus chromosome 2, ilColCroc2.1 region ttattattttttaatcttattgAAAAGCAGTGCTCATACTACTACAGTACTTTTAGcgcacaaaatattaattttatggaGAACTAGTCTAAGTTGCCTTGTTTTGTTATACAATTCTATCCAAATAACCATAATTGCGTGTTACATTATTGTGGAATttgagtaattttttaatttgaaacacGATAGATTCGTTCACTGTTAATTTGTGGTTCTTAGCATGAATTCCGGTCACATCGACTCTagcaaatttcatttattttgtcgATGATACTCCAAAAGCCTTAGAAAAAAGATATAACCAGTCGCTTCGATGCGTATTAATAATAACGTTAttctttttttctaatttttccaattaattaaaattccgGGATTCAGAGGATATTTGTCAGATCtatctgaaaaattaagataggTACTGAATAAATCAGCCCCCCTAgtcaagtggctttctgttagcgtagcgttcaatagaatagactacgaatgtatgagattgacatactcatacattcgtagtctattctattgaacgctacgctaacagaaaaccacttggctaggggggcagaaCGCTTGTGGGGAACAGTGTAATTCATTTTCTGTGCTTTCTGAATTAAGGCGATAACAAATGCCGTTCGTTCATACATGTGGtacaaattaatatcaatGCAGTGCCACCGCCCGCCCGTGGCATGGTACATGCGTGGGCGTATGTTCGGCGAGAGACGAGTGAGAACGCAGACAGAAGGCAGTTATTTCATTTAGTACAATAGCTGGCTTCGGATTCGGATACATCATTGGCATTCTTTGTCATTTTTTGCAAACTTACGGCAGTTGTAACAGATACTTTAAAGATAGTTCCAAATCTtggataataaattaacatttaaatcacATATAAACCATGTGAGATCTAAGTTAATACCACTTACAGGAGCTTTAAGAAATGCGGCTAAAtatatatcatttaaattacGTTATAGTATCTAGGGTCAATGTACCACTAGCTGACCAAGCGCCAATACATGaccaaaattcaaatatacgcGCCAATTAAGAAAATACGTCAGCCCCAGATgatagtttattgtttttttctataaagcaacatcatctataaaataaaaacaaaccttGCTGCTATTGGTCAGAAATATCGAcattttttcaacacgaagatgtaattaagtaggtaatcaCATTTTTTACTAAGAGTTTTTATCGGGAGTTGATTgggaaatattaatttatcttgaaTGCAATCGATTACTCTTTATATGTCTTGTTATAggtgtcgtggtcatatcgtagatttgatcatttcatgatatgagtggccatttcacgaaatggtcgcatatcgtgaaatggccaacatagtttgatcagatcgttaaatcgtcaacgtttcacgatttggtcatccacatttggccagatcgtataaaatataaagagtccataaaatattaaaaaatttcagaataactatattctaaaaacttgtttaatgtcactTGTTAgagccgcggcagcggccggcgaatgccagaagcgaatcgtttttgcaatagaaaacaattaggttaggttaggttacactttgataaacaacgcacgagccgagcgagcaaagcgagcgtgccgcggcagcggccggcgagtggcAGAAGcagatcgctttttaaaaaacaaacaattataataatatagtagtagtttcttaaattattttatttaagtcgcattttttcttaaatacatataagatatccacattttccatagtactcgtacctcttcgtcgtaaattctttgctatgactttcttcataatattgttattaaacgaattatgaagtttttaactgcgaataatttaattttcgccagcggccgccatcttatcacataaacacagaacttgcagcgcctctaccaacgattaatgtaactattttacgatatgatcgaATAATTTTGGTCAtctcatgaaaaaaccgtgcgttaattggccatatcgtgaaacgatttcttatcattgatctgcccaaaccacatcaagatgtggccaaactaaattggccatttcacgatatgcgaccatttcgtgaaatggccactcatatcatgaaatgatcaaatctacgatatgaccacgacataggCATAATGTTGAACCATTCTGTTATAGACTTTCGGCTTCATTTTTGGCATGAACagtttttcatgatttttagCGGCCTGGTTATCTTTTGGagcaacaaaaacaatttttcgcCTATTGTTGACCAGTATGGTCAGCTCTTggttctttatattttgctaAGAAAGACTTGCTTTTTTTTGTGCTTATACCTAATTTAACAAACCATATAAGCCGTCTAAGTCCAACACCAACAATGCATCTCGAATCAACATCAACTTCAGTCAGTCATTTCCTTGAACCTCCTTCGCCCAAATTAGTagatttaataactaaaatgcaaCAGCAAATAAGCCCAGCTTTTggcaaacatttaatatggcCTTCTGATTCTCCGAAAAGAAGACTGAACGCTTGCCCTTTGCTACAACTTCCAAGAAATGGCAAGACTACTGGGTGTCGAAGGAAAAAGAGAAAGAAGAAAAGATTGTATGGTACGTAGGTATAGTCATTAAGGATTAATAACAGTATTGTAAGAatgatttataacatttaataaaataaacttcaatacaaatacagactttttttatttattaaacaaaactaataTTCGAAGAAGGACATTTTGTCCATTTTGAAAATGGTCAACTTTTAGAGCAATGATGGTCAGATATTGGTGATCAGTGGTCAGGTATTGGTACTTGGCAGAAGATTGGCAGAAGTAACTTTCAgagtagttttcataaaaccttTAAAGGTTATCAAATTGATACTAAGAACAATAGTTGCAGTGACTATTCAATTATCTGTGTcccaaaaataacattgaacgtaaaacaaataacccgttttttatatatagctaAAGATAAAACCGCTTAAATGGTCAACTAGTGGTACATCAACCCTATAACACGCTTGTTAAACCACATCTAGATTATCTTATCCCAGTTTGGGGGCAATCGGCGcctactaattaaaaaaaaaactacaaattACGCAAAACAAACTAGTAAAAATcctttttaactttaattttttaacgcCAACTAAGGATCTATACTTCCGTACCaaattgtttgatttaaataaattatataaatatcacaCTTGCAtactgattaaaaatattctatctaataatataaaaacacaaataacacTAAACAAAAAATCCCACAAATACCACACACGAAAGAGTGATAACCTTGAATTACCATTTATAAGAACTTTATACGGTAAGAGAAACTTAAGATTTGAGGGAGCACAATTGTACAATAGCTTGCCTAAAGCAATTAAAGAATCCtcatcaattaatatttttaaaaataaattaaagacatATTTAACTAATTTCGATAGCTGATTGTGTTATACTAACTGCAAAATTGTTATTTCTCATATTTGTAAAAGATCATATTGTATTGTTCTTGTTTATGAGATTATTAAAGTTCTTTAAACCGAAGATGCAAGCAGCATgtagcatttgaatgccataaaatcaaaaatatcaaattcagcATAATATAGTTTGTAACTATGTAGTTAAGTATCTATTAAATgttcatgtatttttttatttttcttaaattgtattaatattgaaagtacttatttaaactaatattataaacgcgaaagtgcgttttttttttgtatttctttcGCCTCACAACggagatataattttatgtctaGAGACAGCTTGGAAGCTAGACAGAGTTAAGAGCTACTTTTACTGCAGTAAAACATCGAATCCCAATTCCCATGGGAAAgttcatttataaattgtttattgtacAATCCCTcctaaatttataaatggagttataactattaaaattaaaaagatggGACATTTATATgacatttaattttctttggccacgcgagcgaagccacgGAGAATATCGAACAATAGCAATTGAGTAATTcagtatgtatattaaaaaaaccaatACTCGTGAGTTTGACAAGTTACAACAAAATATGAAGGggaatgttaaaaaaaacaacaccATACACATGTTAccattttatttacacattacTTATgcagtaatatatttttataaaaatttcgaTACCTATTCGTATTTAATGTCACACTTAATAATcgagatatttttaaacaggCAACATTTCTTGACAATACATCGTTCTCAACGAAGTGTGACTGCTAGATTGATTCATAATACAAGGgatgtattaataattatccaaATTAcgtatattatagtaaaataattagaGTCATGACTGAGTAATTTAACTTGGTATCACTGGTATTCAGTTTTCTTACAATGAGCATTCttagttacataaaaatgatgaaacttatataaaagtaaaatagatGATTTGAACGTATATCGGTAAATGTTAAACATTTTCTGGTTAAATAATGAACAGATTAAAACTGAATCATAAATCAACTCGCAGTAAATCTATATAACATGTTACCCTGTTATTATATATAAGCGAACTGTAAAAAAGCTATCTCTAACATAGAACAgacaaaaattacatttttaaatgtttataatatacaaatgtCACGTAAATCGTAATTACCAGTTgaaaaaaatgcattaaaaacattaggtaaataaatacacaaataaaataaaattttaaacattttttgcttTAATATTACAAGAAACAAAGTTCATGAGTTAAACTTGCCagtatataaatctatattctatGAGATGTCAtggtgataaaaatattaatctgTGCAAGATACATTGCGAagaaatttactatttagttaaAAGTAGATGGcacaatacaattattaaggGTTTAGTTTTGGTCCCGCAACTTGCACGTATTAAAAATTTGCGTTATGGTGACAAAaagtctaaaataaaaaataagtaggcAGTTAATTTAGCATTTATATTGAAGTAcatgttaattaatttcaatgttgtgcgtaaaaatgactaaatgattgattttaaatataaaattcctaaaatataataattaacagcTACCAAGACTAAATTGAataagaagaaataaaaatataatgcattggaaatataaaaaaaaatatttacattgaaattataatgtaaaactgcattttaataattgtatataaaattaaaaattaaacaaattatgaCACGAGTCGTTTACTTAGTAGGAATAAGAAAATGCGgtcacaaaaaataagaaaatttcatattaaagtattataaaataagctTGCCATTGCATTaaatgaaacataataaaGCAAAGCGAATCAGTCTCAACTTATGCTTAGTTTAACgactaaattttatttacattttataacatttcatATCGCCGATGCTTCGCGccatttttatgtacatttaCACTATTCCTACATCCTTCATcatagacaatttttttttaattttaaatatcgtTTCCTTAATCTTTCCGAACGCGAAGCAAATCGGCTCAAAAGAccattacatacaaacatagtacgtgaaaataaaaacattcgcTATCTAAATCGATCATAATTTACACGTTAATATTTACAagatcattaaataaatacacaatttGGCTGATATTTCTCTAAACATTTTTCGATTACGACCTAAATTCATTGGGATAGTTATTTCCGTTATTGTCGATCACTTGATATCCGACCGTGAGATACGAACCACCaatttataatctgtatttaaaCGTCACTTTTATTATCTGTCCTCTGACACTGACAGGTCAAAACTTGCCACAATATTCCGTCCTCAATTTATCACAGGATCGTGCGTGTAACATGACCGCTTCAAAACCGTCGCTCGCACTGACTAGGCTGCATTGGCGACGACATTTTTGGGTTCATTTATTGTGCAACACTGATTGAGATTATAACACTGAACCAGAAGTCAAGATGCTGTTGAAAAGTtcagtatataataaaagccAGTGAGATTTATTATGCGTTGCCCGTTAAATGTCATCGCCTAGTGGAGTTTAAAACAAGTCGGTAACGATTGTACCGAACCACGCGCACACCACGGGCAAAGCGTATGAGAAGAGAGCGTTTTGTAGCGACGGCCTGTCTGCGGCTGAAGCGACCGGTTGTTCGCGCACCGGTGTCCTTTCCTTACtgatatcggtatcggtattgGTGTCGATATCGATATCGGTGCCAATACCGGTGCCTGTGACGTCATCAGGGCCGGTGAGATCGGTACGAAGCCGGGGTTGGCCGTTGTTGATGGCCGGTGAGTCAATGATGTTGGGCACTTCTGATATCGGTGTCTGGCTGTGCGTGTCGATGTCTGTTGTCTCTGTGTCCGTTTGGTGGTCACCGGAACCTGGAAAGTAGAAAATAGTTAGGTCTATATATGGTTATTCTAAATTCTAAGACCATGGTAACTATATGGTAACCATTGTTGTAAATCCATTCACTccttatttatgttaaaattcgaaaaaaaaagttttttaaatactagcttcTGCCCGCGattccgtccgcgcggatgtcggtcttcgcgtggatggttcatttctccattttgagaaactctgacaatgacatcttataaatatctattggacccaaatacggctaggcctataataatacgcaacgtgtgttcgcggttatacagaacaacgtctatggataaaactgaaaaattaagaattttttttctacgtatttttccaggataaaaagtatcctattttacgcccaggataataaggtataattataccaagtttcatcgaaatcgaaccggtagttttcacgtgatgtcttcacatacagacagacagacagacaaaaatttttttaaacacatatttgggtttggtatcgacccagtaacaccccctgctatttattttttcaatattttcaatgtacagaattgacccttctacagatttattatatgtatagattagagCACTACCAAAACATTATAGTTCATCATTCAAATGtacagtttaattaaaatctacaATCTGACCTTTCCAAAGGCCCCACATTTCGACAAAATTCCACTCAAACCATATACCATaccaatattaatttcaaaataaacccACCTTCAGGATAGTCATTGCCAGCATCCCGATCCTCGTCATCATCAGGCAGATCATCATTATCATCGATGTGGTCTCCGGAGCCAGACCCTGAGCCAGCACTCTCGAATAAGTCTAGATTAGTTTCAGCCGCTTGCAGATCTTCAGCTGGGGATAGAATAttgagattttattatttgtgtacatagctttatataatactagctttccgcccgcggcttcgcccgcgttttcaaagaaaaacccgcatagttcccgttcccgagggatttccgtgataaaacctatcctatctctcaagttggatcgaactgcatatggtgtgcgaattttattataatcggttaagtggttgtggagtccattgaggacaaacattgtgacacgagatttatatatattaagatttcaCGGTttctgaataatttatttcgcaAATCTAAAGcgtagatttatttttttcagtcaTTCAAAAACCTACTTAGATGTATGTAAAAACgattcaaacatttaattttgtgAGATTAACGAGACGAAAATCGTCTATTAATAGTCGCAAAAAATATCCGTTcagatttgtataaaatattcattaagaAAAACTCTGCCAAATACGCATAGGCAGAGTATTGCTTCGGACACAGATTTTTTAGCGAGATTGCGAGTCTAGTTATTTCGTGCATGCGAACCGATCACAGctatcagaagtgaaacttcttctagaacaaataaaaacttacccGAATCCTTCCACTGCACCTCCACTCCATTATACGCATCCTTCAACCTTGCTGTGAGCGTTTTCAGCGAGTCCAGTTGTGTTCTAGCGACGCTAGAGGGCGGTGGAGTTCCGCGCACTTCCGGGTTTGACGCTAGTGCTGTGCTCCCGTCGCCTGCTGCTATTGCTGTGTatctgtagataataaatagttatttagatatatttattatataagggGTTTATTCGTGACAAAGGTGTATAAAGTTGGGGGGtattcaattaatacatttttcggTGCAATTGATTTCCTAAAAAATGTCGAAGTGACAACTACTCACGCTATGACATACGTTCTGTGTACGGTTCGTACACCTGGGGATACTGCTGCTGATAAGAATTAAAACTAGGctactaaatataatatgttttattgctATGCTGTTATGCTAAGAGTTACACACGTACGCGGCTCGCGACGTGAACTAATGctatatgaaaatgaaaatactgtgacatacaaaaatgatgatgatgcgCTTTGTACGGTTGCACCGTACATTCTGTTTAAGCATAAGGTGCTGCTAACTATAATAATCCTAACTGTTGCAAAACATATCAACTGGCAGTCaacaacttcaaaaaaaaaccaCACTTTTTTTTCTCTGTTATGGcaaaaaaaacacattgtCAAGTTGACAGGTGACACTGACAGCTAACAAAGTGACAGCTGACAGCTACAGCCGCCATAgagaaagaaaaagaaatcaaCTCACGCGGCAACGTGCGTCCCGTTGAAGCAGGGCGCGGATGTGATACTGGCGGAAGCGCACAGCAGCGCGGGGAGGTGCGCCCAGTAGCGCCGCGAGCTGCGCACGCGGGCGCGCGTCTCGCGGACTAGACGCTCGAGGGCCGGGCCGCCTTCTGCGCCTGGGGGATGAtgatttatgttaaaaaataaatagtcgAAAGtctctaaaattttaaaccgatacattaaaattgtgaCAGATAtgaagcaaataaaaatagttctaaaccgaaaaattataattgggAAAAAAAagcaagcaaaaaataatCGGAAGTcacaaaaattttcaaaataaaaaattacaactgTGACAAAATTGAAGCAAGAATCAGAAGTAACCAAAAACATATaattgtgataaaaataagtacacGATTAGTAAATTAGAAGTACAGAATGTATTGGGCAGAGCTAAGCGATCtcgttaaaatgttaaaagatATGAATGGATGGATGTCCATTAGTGTGAAGAGATATAAGGAATGCCAAAATCATAGATCATAAAGAtatgaaattatgaaaaaaaaaaacttttacgCCGCTATACTATCGACTGAATTATTCCAAACATGACTTACCATGACTCTCTTCGACTTTAGTAGCTGGCTTCTTCTTCTTCGAACCGCGCTTGCCATCAAACTCGTACGACCTGTAATCTATCTCTCCCGCCGGCTCCGGGTCTGCGTCTCTCTTCTCTCTCTCCCTCTCATGTTCCTCATACTGCTGCAAGGTTATATCTCCCCTCATATACTGCAGGAACCGGGACCTCGACTTCGCCTGTTCCTCCATCTCCTCCGTCACTCTTTTGATGTCCTCTGGCGTCCGGAGGCTGTTCAGTGACGGGTCGTTATTCACAACTGTCTCTAGCGACGTTTCTATCACGAAATCGTCTACGTCGTTCGCCTTGTTCCAGTCCATTTCTGGTAAGGAACGTGCGAATCTTCGCGTCCTGTCTGGTGCGAAGAACGGGCCAGAACTACCACCACCGCCCAAGACAGGCTTGCCGCAACcagaaaatattttctgtgATATCTCCTGGTTGCGCTCCTGGAAGCTCATGATGGCTTCTGATATCTTTATGTCTATCGGTCCGACTACCATGGCTATGTTAAACGGCCCGAGCAGGCGGTCAGCTACCTTTTCCACGGCATCtgaaataattaagatttatttaagatatttttcacattatttgtataagaGTGTTGTAATGTTTATATGTTCTGTGGATAATCCTGCTCCTTTTACAAATCAATCTAGGTTAAGTAAACTGCTTTTTAACCTTCTCAATCCTACACCAGAACCTTCACCCAAATGCTTTACCCTATCTACTCTCTAAACTCCAAAACTCACCAACATAAGCGTCCCACTGTTCACTAAGATCAGCATGAGCCGGCAAACAGCCGCGGATCACATTGTGGCAGTAGCGGCTGCAGGCGAGCGTCGGGTCGCCCGCACACGTGCCGCAGTACCGTAATCGAGCCCAAGCAGTCACGCACTCTTGACTCACTCCCACCTGGAAGGGGATGATTGTATGAAGATGATATGTAGAATAGATGATAAACAGtctaaaaaagattttttaataaaaaaaaagatgttCCAAAAAGAAAGAATTTTCAATTTGAAAAGATAAACAGTGGTGCACCAAGAACATTGAATAAGGTCGCGGCTTAATATGTTTCTAAAGTTATAGATAAGTTCTGCTATGAATTATATATGCTCCAGAGTGGCAATACGGATGTCAGGTAATTGCCTGACATTTGTAAGCTGGCGAGAAGAATATGTTTTATACGTGGGAGTGATAGAGTGGGAGAGATAGTGGCTTATAACAGACTCGGCATTAATAAAGCCACGTTAAGAAATCGTTTTTATGATGAGTTAGTTTTGAGCCAATAGGTAATCTCTATAGCTCTACtagatatttacaaaattctaACGACGCAGGAACCAAATATCATCTATCGAAAATAGccatatttatttcttcactTTCCACTGAAAAAATTGCGCTGTTTCAAGAACTGTACCGAATGGTGAAATCATCTCTCCTTGACCTTAACACTaatcaaacaaacattcaGTTAGCGAGTGGTGTTAGCAACACGATGACATCAGCCTCTTGAACCGAAACAATTAGtaataacttataataataactgaATCTTTGCTGCGAACTGCCGGCATGTGCGACGCGATTTAATTGGGTTACTTCATTTGTCGTTCACGGATTATTTAGTTCGTTTTGAGAGGCCGCTGAAATTAACGTAACGAGTTCGAAGAGGCTTAAagcattttataattaaaattaattgaatcgACCCTTCAACTTTGGTCTGTTCTACATACAATTCgcatatattttacatttattaaatagtatttTCTTAATGATAATCCTTTTTGAATCTACCAAGTAGATatctttcaaattattatagaaaagaaacaatatttcTCCTTTTTATGTGCAAATTGCAATCTATTAATTTCCTCTGAGCAACTAACTACTGCAGTAAGGACCATAACGCTATTATAATTAAGGAAGCAATAAACTAATCCAACCTAATTTTAATGGAGAACAGACATCGTAACATTCAAATAAAACGTATTGCAATGTATGATGTTTCATCTGGCGCCAAAGATCGTAATGACGTGACCacaga contains the following coding sequences:
- the LOC123703726 gene encoding glypican-4 — its product is MAVNVCCCVELSPNKKSIFGLRMKSQILYFVLFIGFLVSVSAADSEMSCANVKTLFEKKGMLAMIDLQEQPNSDAGELCANKGCCGPAARPRLTQQARIQLEGQLRSELTKLADVLGNKAKKFDEFFRKLLQLSREEFHAMFKRTYGMIYEQHSYVFVQLFEQLERYYTRGDTDFDSMMDSFFGILYQKMFTVLNSQYSFDDKYLKCVSEHMRDIQPFEDVPSKLSVQLRRAFVATRTFHKALRAGADVVRNMVQVGVSQECVTAWARLRYCGTCAGDPTLACSRYCHNVIRGCLPAHADLSEQWDAYVDAVEKVADRLLGPFNIAMVVGPIDIKISEAIMSFQERNQEISQKIFSGCGKPVLGGGGSSGPFFAPDRTRRFARSLPEMDWNKANDVDDFVIETSLETVVNNDPSLNSLRTPEDIKRVTEEMEEQAKSRSRFLQYMRGDITLQQYEEHEREREKRDADPEPAGEIDYRSYEFDGKRGSKKKKPATKVEESHGAEGGPALERLVRETRARVRSSRRYWAHLPALLCASASITSAPCFNGTHVAAYTAIAAGDGSTALASNPEVRGTPPPSSVARTQLDSLKTLTARLKDAYNGVEVQWKDSAEDLQAAETNLDLFESAGSGSGSGDHIDDNDDLPDDDEDRDAGNDYPEGSGDHQTDTETTDIDTHSQTPISEVPNIIDSPAINNGQPRLRTDLTGPDDVTGTGIGTDIDIDTNTDTDISKERTPVREQPVASAADRPSLQNALFSYALPVVCAWFGTIVTDLF